In Vidua chalybeata isolate OUT-0048 chromosome 5, bVidCha1 merged haplotype, whole genome shotgun sequence, one genomic interval encodes:
- the CHADL gene encoding chondroadherin-like protein isoform X1, whose protein sequence is MLFADAWEPCLSPGLTSVSPQPQVPSNMGPSWGLLLLAVALGATAATRCPAPCVCDNLRAHVLCLNGSLTAIPDTIPELTRKLDLRGNSFMVIPAGAFLATRYLTHLDLQRCKVERLEEGAFRGLGRLVYLNLASNGIALLYQESLDGLFSLQQLILEGNRIEEIQPGAFGHLRSLTVLDLRANALVYLPDMVFQGLQVLRWLRLSHNALHVLGSEAFAALPALRRLSLDHNELQALPGEALARLDGATRLDLGHNPITYVAEEALAMASLSHLFLDHASLQDVAPDAFARSPQLRILDLRENQLQGLPPLAGAGGLVRVSLDGNPLLCSCLLRPFHKWMTRARVHTEGACTAPPALRGRSLNSLKSPEMRCSRLWPPPSPTAPPEQPSSASSRQCPWGCFCSPDFHHGSCENRDLREIPRDFPEDTRLLDLRRNPFRTVPPDAFPGLKELVSLHLQRCSIRVLHPGALRGLASLVYLYLTDNHLSTLVAAAFEGAPQLAYLDLDHNAFTHVPAGTFRLLPNLISLHLQHNAIGELVEGDLAGARGLRWLYLAGNAIRHIAPAALAPTKMLEKLQLEGNLLSEVPTAALRGLPTLSELKLSRNPIKHMGDSVFLPVASSLQHLYLDNMGLEWVSVLWDSQGSVAPQGILQVTLPRADDPYRVIQTDVLEFPSLQEMFHSLGRCSIWLGSQISSGSAVAFLCFNLASGSLGRSLLPPVLKHPILLGSRPFPKSPPSPSSGQISLSLITGCPCRPLHCYYPEYFHSLKEVVLAAPS, encoded by the exons ATGCTGTTTGCGGATGCATGGGAGCCTTGCCTCTCTCCTGGCCTTACATCTGTCTCTCCCCAGCCACAGGTGCCCTCCAATATGGGGCCATCCTGGGGGCTCCTCCTGCTTGCAGTGGCCTTGGGGGCAACGGCTGCCACCCGCTGCCCTGCACCCTGTGTCTGCGATAACCTCCGTGCCCATGTCCTCTGTCTCAATGGGAGCCTGACTGCCATTCCTGACACCATCCCagag CTCACCAGAAAACTAGACCTTCGGGGCAACAGTTTCATGGTCATCCCAGCAGGAGCCTTCCTTGCTACCCGCTACCTGACACACTTAGACCTGCAGCGTTGCAAGgtggagaggctggaggaagGGGCTTTCCGGGGTCTGGGGAGGCTTGTCTACCTCAACCTGGCCTCCAATGGTATAGCCCTCCTCTACCAGGAGTCCCTGGATGGCCTCttctccctccagcagctcatTCTGGAGGGGAATCGCATTGAGGAGATACAGCCGGGTGCTTTTGGCCATCTGAGGTCCCTCACTGTCCTCGACCTGAGGGCAAATGCCTTGGTCTACCTCCCAGACATGGTCTTCCAGGGTCTGCAGGTTCTTAGATGGCTCCGGCTGTCTCACAATGCCCTCCATGTGCTGGGCAGTGAGGcctttgctgctctgcctgccctgcgCAGGCTGAGCCTGGACCACAAtgagctgcaggcactgcctggtgaggccctggccaggttggatggggctaCCCGGCTAGACCTGGGCCACAACCCCATCACCTACGTGGCTGAGGAAGCCCTGGCCATGGCCTCGCTGAGCCACCTCTTCCTGGACCATGCCTCCCTTCAGGATGTGGCTCCCGATGCCTTTGCCCGCAGTCCCCAACTCCGTATTCTGGACCTCCGGGAAAaccagctgcaggggctgccaCCCCTGGCCGGGGCAGGGGGGCTGGTAAGGGTCAGTCTGGATGGGAACCCtcttctctgctcctgcctcctgcgCCCCTTCCACAAGTGGATGACAAGGGCACGAGTGCACACTGAGGGTGCCTGTACTGCACCCCCTGCTCTCCGTGGCCGGTCCCTCAACTCCCTGAAGTCCCCTGAGATGAGATGCAGTCGCCTCTGGCCACCCCCTAGCCCCACTGCACCACCAGAGCAGCCGAGttcagccagcagcaggcagtgcccCTGGGGATGTTTCTGCTCCCCTGATTTCCATCATGGGTCCTGTGAGAATAGGGACCTGCGGGAGATCCCTCGGGACTTCCCTGAGGACACCCGCCTTCTCGACTTGCGCCGAAACCCCTTCAGGACAGTGCCACCAGATGCCTTCCCTGGCCTGAAGGAGCTGGTGTCGCTCCACCTACAGAGGTGCAGCATCAGGGTGCTGCACCCCGGGGCACTACGGGGGCTGGCGAGCCTGGTCTACCTGTACCTCACTGACAACCACCTCTCCACCCTGGTGGCTGCTGCCTTTGAGGGGGCCCCGCAGCTTGCCTACCTCGACCTGGACCACAACGCCTTCACCCATGTCCCTGCAGGCACCTTCCGGCTCTTGCCCAACCTCATCTCCCTCCATCTGCAGCACAATGCCATTGGGGAACTGGTGGAGGGTGACCTGGCTGGAGCCAGGGGGCTCCGCTGGCTTTACCTAGCTGGGAATGCCATCAGGCACATTgccccagctgccctggctcccaccaagatgctggaaaagctgcagctggagggaaaCCTCTTGTCAGAggtgcccacagcagccctgagggGCCTGCCTACCCTGAGTGAGTTGAAGCTGTCCCGGAACCCCATCAAGCACATGGGGGACAGTGTCTTCCTGCCAGTGgcctccagcctgcagcacctcTACCTGGACAACATGGGCCTGGAGTGGGTGAGTGTATTATGGGACTCCCAAGGGTCAGTGGCACCACAGGGCATATTACAGGTTACACTGCCCAGGGCTGATGACCCCTATAGGGTCATCCAAACAGATGTCCTTGAATTCCCAAGCCTTCAGGAGATGTTCCATAGCCTGGGCAGATGTTCCATCTGGCTGGGAAGCCAGATTTCTTCAGGCTCAGCTGTAGCATTCCTTTGCTTCAACCTTGCTTCTGGCTCCCTTGGGAGAAGCTTACTCCCTCCAGTCCTGAAACACCCAATTTTATTGGGGTCCAGACCATTCCCTAAAtcacctccttcccccagctctggccagatttctctttctcttattacaggctgtccctgcaggcctctCCACTGCTATTATCCTGAATATTTCCATTCTCTCAAGGAAGTAGTGTTAGCAGCACCCTCATAA
- the CHADL gene encoding chondroadherin-like protein isoform X2, whose product MLFADAWEPCLSPGLTSVSPQPQVPSNMGPSWGLLLLAVALGATAATRCPAPCVCDNLRAHVLCLNGSLTAIPDTIPELTRKLDLRGNSFMVIPAGAFLATRYLTHLDLQRCKVERLEEGAFRGLGRLVYLNLASNGIALLYQESLDGLFSLQQLILEGNRIEEIQPGAFGHLRSLTVLDLRANALVYLPDMVFQGLQVLRWLRLSHNALHVLGSEAFAALPALRRLSLDHNELQALPGEALARLDGATRLDLGHNPITYVAEEALAMASLSHLFLDHASLQDVAPDAFARSPQLRILDLRENQLQGLPPLAGAGGLVRVSLDGNPLLCSCLLRPFHKWMTRARVHTEGACTAPPALRGRSLNSLKSPEMRCSRLWPPPSPTAPPEQPSSASSRQCPWGCFCSPDFHHGSCENRDLREIPRDFPEDTRLLDLRRNPFRTVPPDAFPGLKELVSLHLQRCSIRVLHPGALRGLASLVYLYLTDNHLSTLVAAAFEGAPQLAYLDLDHNAFTHVPAGTFRLLPNLISLHLQHNAIGELVEGDLAGARGLRWLYLAGNAIRHIAPAALAPTKMLEKLQLEGNLLSEVPTAALRGLPTLSELKLSRNPIKHMGDSVFLPVASSLQHLYLDNMGLEWISPHAFTGLGPKIRSLYLESNKMSNIPDMSNFTGLEILNLHDVPFHCDCQLLPLSRWINKLNLCIGATCGSPPEVQGLKVKLSTTFQTCPGWGQSEAAETSPNKTKAAIKPNKKKRLAKSPARGFSKSRA is encoded by the exons ATGCTGTTTGCGGATGCATGGGAGCCTTGCCTCTCTCCTGGCCTTACATCTGTCTCTCCCCAGCCACAGGTGCCCTCCAATATGGGGCCATCCTGGGGGCTCCTCCTGCTTGCAGTGGCCTTGGGGGCAACGGCTGCCACCCGCTGCCCTGCACCCTGTGTCTGCGATAACCTCCGTGCCCATGTCCTCTGTCTCAATGGGAGCCTGACTGCCATTCCTGACACCATCCCagag CTCACCAGAAAACTAGACCTTCGGGGCAACAGTTTCATGGTCATCCCAGCAGGAGCCTTCCTTGCTACCCGCTACCTGACACACTTAGACCTGCAGCGTTGCAAGgtggagaggctggaggaagGGGCTTTCCGGGGTCTGGGGAGGCTTGTCTACCTCAACCTGGCCTCCAATGGTATAGCCCTCCTCTACCAGGAGTCCCTGGATGGCCTCttctccctccagcagctcatTCTGGAGGGGAATCGCATTGAGGAGATACAGCCGGGTGCTTTTGGCCATCTGAGGTCCCTCACTGTCCTCGACCTGAGGGCAAATGCCTTGGTCTACCTCCCAGACATGGTCTTCCAGGGTCTGCAGGTTCTTAGATGGCTCCGGCTGTCTCACAATGCCCTCCATGTGCTGGGCAGTGAGGcctttgctgctctgcctgccctgcgCAGGCTGAGCCTGGACCACAAtgagctgcaggcactgcctggtgaggccctggccaggttggatggggctaCCCGGCTAGACCTGGGCCACAACCCCATCACCTACGTGGCTGAGGAAGCCCTGGCCATGGCCTCGCTGAGCCACCTCTTCCTGGACCATGCCTCCCTTCAGGATGTGGCTCCCGATGCCTTTGCCCGCAGTCCCCAACTCCGTATTCTGGACCTCCGGGAAAaccagctgcaggggctgccaCCCCTGGCCGGGGCAGGGGGGCTGGTAAGGGTCAGTCTGGATGGGAACCCtcttctctgctcctgcctcctgcgCCCCTTCCACAAGTGGATGACAAGGGCACGAGTGCACACTGAGGGTGCCTGTACTGCACCCCCTGCTCTCCGTGGCCGGTCCCTCAACTCCCTGAAGTCCCCTGAGATGAGATGCAGTCGCCTCTGGCCACCCCCTAGCCCCACTGCACCACCAGAGCAGCCGAGttcagccagcagcaggcagtgcccCTGGGGATGTTTCTGCTCCCCTGATTTCCATCATGGGTCCTGTGAGAATAGGGACCTGCGGGAGATCCCTCGGGACTTCCCTGAGGACACCCGCCTTCTCGACTTGCGCCGAAACCCCTTCAGGACAGTGCCACCAGATGCCTTCCCTGGCCTGAAGGAGCTGGTGTCGCTCCACCTACAGAGGTGCAGCATCAGGGTGCTGCACCCCGGGGCACTACGGGGGCTGGCGAGCCTGGTCTACCTGTACCTCACTGACAACCACCTCTCCACCCTGGTGGCTGCTGCCTTTGAGGGGGCCCCGCAGCTTGCCTACCTCGACCTGGACCACAACGCCTTCACCCATGTCCCTGCAGGCACCTTCCGGCTCTTGCCCAACCTCATCTCCCTCCATCTGCAGCACAATGCCATTGGGGAACTGGTGGAGGGTGACCTGGCTGGAGCCAGGGGGCTCCGCTGGCTTTACCTAGCTGGGAATGCCATCAGGCACATTgccccagctgccctggctcccaccaagatgctggaaaagctgcagctggagggaaaCCTCTTGTCAGAggtgcccacagcagccctgagggGCCTGCCTACCCTGAGTGAGTTGAAGCTGTCCCGGAACCCCATCAAGCACATGGGGGACAGTGTCTTCCTGCCAGTGgcctccagcctgcagcacctcTACCTGGACAACATGGGCCTGGAGTGG ATTTCCCCCCATGCCTTCACTGGCCTCGGTCCCAAGATCAGAAGCCTCTACCTGGAGAGCAACAAAATGAGTAACATACCTGACATGAGCAACTTCACAGGGTTGGAGATCCTCAACCTGCATGATGTGCCTTTTCACTGTGACTGCCAGCTCCTTCCGCTGAGCAG GTGGATCAACAAACTCAACCTCTGCATAGGGGCCACCTGTGGTTCCCCTCCAGAAGTCCAGGGGCTGAAGGTGAAGCTTTCCACCACTTTCCAAACTTGTCCTGGCTGGGGACAAAGCGAGGCTGCGGAAACCAGTCCTAACAAGACTAAGGCTGCAATCAAGCCCAACAAGAAAAAGAGGTTGGCAAAATCTCCAGCCAGAGGCTTCAGTAAGAGCAGAGCTTAG